One segment of Amycolatopsis alba DSM 44262 DNA contains the following:
- a CDS encoding HNH endonuclease signature motif containing protein translates to MSSQRILEPPHELWRAGARELAHGVVERMSLARQALAEVGQFLVEIESRGPMELFGHGSTAGWFAETARISPKEARDTVARALAVNEGRNLDGTPAPAFAPIAGAAAAEGDLGPQQLDPLLAVLKKIPADVSAEDRSGAEQILVNLARHAGPQQIVNGGAELLGHLDPDGNEPKDEDLTPPSREVHLRKRDDGWWRLNGLLDPEFGARANALFETWGQRRPVDEDGNRDPRTPGERHGDALFDAIHYAMTNDKAPTLSGDRTTIVVTIPLETLTSGLGYACVDEVSQITARHARMLACDAKIIPAVLGSESEPLDIGRAARTVTPAQRRALNLRDHGCAFPGCHRRPKHCEAHHILPWGHLGDTDLANLCLLCRYHHMVVHGQSGWQVRIATDGRPEFIPPQYLDPLQKPRRNHR, encoded by the coding sequence GTGTCCAGTCAACGAATCCTCGAACCGCCACACGAGCTGTGGCGTGCCGGTGCGCGGGAACTCGCGCACGGTGTGGTCGAGCGCATGTCGTTGGCACGCCAAGCCTTGGCCGAGGTCGGGCAGTTCCTGGTGGAGATCGAGTCCCGTGGTCCGATGGAGTTGTTCGGGCATGGCTCGACGGCGGGCTGGTTCGCCGAAACCGCCCGGATCAGCCCGAAGGAAGCCCGCGACACTGTGGCGCGGGCGTTGGCGGTGAACGAGGGACGGAATCTGGACGGCACCCCCGCTCCGGCTTTCGCGCCCATCGCAGGTGCGGCTGCGGCCGAGGGCGACCTCGGCCCTCAACAGCTGGATCCTCTTCTGGCGGTACTGAAGAAAATCCCGGCCGACGTGTCCGCGGAAGACCGATCAGGGGCGGAACAGATCCTGGTCAACCTCGCCCGCCATGCTGGTCCGCAGCAGATCGTCAACGGCGGGGCTGAACTGCTGGGCCACCTCGATCCCGATGGCAACGAGCCGAAAGACGAAGACCTCACACCACCGTCGCGTGAGGTGCACTTACGCAAACGTGACGACGGCTGGTGGCGCTTGAACGGTCTGCTGGATCCGGAGTTCGGGGCTCGTGCGAACGCCCTGTTCGAGACCTGGGGGCAGCGAAGACCTGTCGACGAGGACGGCAACCGTGACCCCCGCACCCCCGGCGAACGCCACGGCGACGCACTCTTCGACGCCATCCACTACGCCATGACCAACGACAAGGCACCGACCCTGTCCGGGGACCGGACCACGATCGTGGTCACCATTCCTCTGGAGACCCTGACGTCGGGACTGGGATACGCGTGTGTTGATGAGGTCTCGCAGATCACTGCACGTCATGCCCGGATGCTGGCCTGTGACGCGAAGATCATTCCTGCGGTGCTCGGGTCGGAGAGTGAGCCGCTCGATATCGGCCGTGCCGCCCGTACCGTCACCCCCGCGCAACGCCGGGCGCTGAACCTTCGGGATCACGGCTGTGCTTTCCCCGGTTGTCATCGCAGACCCAAGCATTGCGAGGCTCACCATATTCTTCCGTGGGGTCATCTCGGCGATACCGACCTGGCCAATCTGTGCCTGCTGTGCCGCTATCACCACATGGTCGTCCACGGGCAATCCGGCTGGCAGGTTCGCATAGCCACCGATGGGAGGCCCGAATTCATCCCGCCGCAATATTTGGACCCGCTACAGAAGCCTCGCCGTAACCACCGCTGA
- a CDS encoding PASTA domain-containing protein — translation MASTGVRVPQLVGLPVREARALAHERGLVVASKDIDGPPLGALTWPGTWGVVGQEPASGAVIARGEYVRIKFRRLPDDGGEGDR, via the coding sequence GTGGCGTCCACGGGAGTCCGAGTTCCGCAGCTGGTGGGGTTGCCCGTACGTGAAGCACGGGCGCTGGCGCATGAGCGCGGGCTCGTGGTCGCCTCCAAGGACATCGACGGGCCACCGCTGGGCGCGTTGACCTGGCCGGGAACCTGGGGCGTCGTGGGGCAGGAACCCGCGAGCGGAGCGGTGATCGCCCGTGGCGAGTACGTCCGGATCAAGTTCCGGCGGCTGCCCGATGACGGCGGCGAGGGTGACCGTTAG
- a CDS encoding MarR family winged helix-turn-helix transcriptional regulator yields the protein MTLPRFDNAPAAWINIASRALSRINDQRLRPLGLTFAQVPVLGALSKADALSQKDLAALAKVEQSSMAQLLARMDRDGLIRRTPAEHDRRVSLISLTENGLAKLAQVHSALLETNDQALKGFSAEEVDRLVVQLKRLVANLEEDAP from the coding sequence GTGACACTCCCCAGGTTCGACAACGCGCCCGCCGCGTGGATCAACATCGCCTCGCGCGCGTTGTCCCGGATCAACGACCAGCGACTGCGGCCGCTGGGGCTGACCTTCGCGCAGGTACCCGTGCTGGGGGCACTGAGCAAGGCGGACGCGCTCTCCCAGAAGGACTTGGCGGCGCTGGCCAAGGTCGAGCAGTCGTCCATGGCCCAGCTGCTGGCCAGGATGGACCGTGACGGCCTCATCCGGCGGACCCCCGCCGAGCATGATCGGCGGGTCAGCCTGATCTCCCTGACCGAGAACGGCCTGGCGAAGCTCGCGCAGGTGCATTCGGCGCTGCTCGAGACCAACGATCAGGCGTTGAAAGGCTTCAGCGCAGAAGAAGTCGACCGCCTGGTGGTTCAGCTGAAAAGGCTCGTCGCCAATCTCGAGGAAGATGCTCCATGA
- a CDS encoding amidohydrolase family protein, producing MIIRNVTVVDGQAAEVEVVVTDGRFSAIRPVTDAADSPVIDARGGYLVPGLWESHTHLGGHAYARPENERAAYISRLLTDFLDFGVTSVVDLGGPLDVELAAREHRDTITGAAARLFFAGPVFTGIAGWPVLSDPERAPIAHQTDNPDTAYEQALELADQVDFIKCIYDGEPGAPEKLSFDALEAIVTAAHEKNKRVLVHIHERVDLEEAVAAGADGIEHAFRPQDPGSTAEARDVAALLAETNTYYCPTLVTWEQIAYNGDAGYLQTLVDDGTATHEDIPKITGRPIYGHHFPWHSPQESHVRFDYAMRTLGLMHDAGVKIAAGSDVAMLMPSPPVALLRELRLLAKAGLPLHAVLAAATRHSAEKIGRQATITVGSVADALVLDADPYADITHLIDRSHHIGTLQAGRPSWV from the coding sequence GTGATCATCCGCAATGTGACCGTCGTCGACGGGCAGGCCGCCGAGGTCGAGGTAGTGGTGACCGACGGACGGTTCAGCGCCATCCGCCCGGTGACCGACGCCGCCGACAGCCCCGTGATCGACGCGCGGGGCGGCTACCTGGTGCCGGGCCTGTGGGAGAGCCACACCCACCTTGGCGGGCACGCGTACGCCAGGCCCGAGAACGAACGCGCGGCGTACATCTCCCGGCTGCTCACCGATTTCCTGGATTTCGGGGTGACCAGCGTCGTCGATCTCGGCGGTCCGCTGGACGTCGAACTCGCGGCCCGCGAACACCGCGACACCATCACCGGCGCCGCCGCCAGGTTGTTCTTCGCCGGACCGGTGTTCACCGGGATCGCAGGATGGCCGGTCCTGAGTGATCCGGAACGTGCCCCCATCGCCCACCAGACCGACAACCCCGACACCGCCTACGAACAAGCACTCGAACTGGCCGACCAGGTCGACTTCATCAAGTGCATCTACGACGGCGAGCCCGGCGCGCCGGAAAAGCTGTCCTTCGACGCCCTCGAAGCCATCGTCACGGCGGCACACGAGAAGAACAAGAGAGTACTCGTGCACATCCACGAACGCGTCGATCTGGAGGAGGCGGTGGCAGCGGGCGCGGACGGCATCGAACACGCTTTCCGGCCGCAGGATCCCGGCAGTACCGCGGAAGCCCGCGATGTCGCCGCGCTGCTGGCGGAAACGAACACCTACTACTGCCCCACCCTGGTCACCTGGGAGCAGATCGCGTACAACGGCGACGCGGGCTACCTGCAGACGCTGGTCGATGACGGCACCGCCACCCACGAGGACATCCCGAAGATCACCGGCCGTCCGATCTACGGGCACCACTTCCCCTGGCATTCCCCGCAGGAGTCCCACGTCCGGTTCGACTACGCGATGCGCACACTGGGGCTGATGCACGACGCGGGAGTGAAGATCGCCGCAGGCAGCGACGTGGCCATGTTGATGCCGTCCCCGCCCGTCGCCCTGCTGCGAGAACTGCGATTGCTGGCGAAGGCGGGCCTGCCGCTGCACGCGGTCCTGGCGGCCGCCACCCGGCATTCGGCCGAGAAGATCGGCAGGCAGGCGACGATCACCGTCGGCTCCGTCGCCGACGCGCTGGTACTCGATGCCGACCCGTACGCGGACATCACGCACCTGATCGACCGTTCGCACCACATCGGGACGCTCCAGGCCGGGCGGCCGAGCTGGGTATGA